GCGGGAAAGGCCTATTCATCATAGCGTGAGGACGCATCGGGAGCCAACCGGGAAATCGGGGCATCGGGTGATTCGGTTTTTCGATAGACTGTGGAATCCATGCCGGAGCTTCCCGAAGTCGAGACCATCGCGCGCGGGCTGGCGCAGCGGGTGCGCGGCGACCGCATCGAGTCGGTGTGGCTGGGCTCCAAGCCCGAGCCGCTGAAGTCGCCTGCTGTCGAGATCCAGGCCACCCTGGAGCGCGCGCGCATCGCCGGGGTGCGGCGCGTGGGGAAGCATATCGTCTTCGACCTCGACAGCGAGGGCGCGCGCCGCCAATGGATCGTGCACCTGGGCATGACCGGACGGCTGCTGGTGGCCAGGCCGGAGAGCGAACTGCCCAAGCACACCCACGCGGTGCTGCGCCTGGCCTCGGGCCGGGAACTGCGCTTCGTGGACCCGAGGCGCTTCGGCCGGCTCTCGGTGGTGCATGAGGAGTTTGCCCCTGACGGCCACGAGCCCATGGACATCGGCTTCGAGCTCTTCGCCGGCCTCTTTCGCAGGCGCAAGACCCCGGTGAAGAGCGCGCTGCTCAACCAGAAG
This sequence is a window from Terriglobales bacterium. Protein-coding genes within it:
- the mutM gene encoding bifunctional DNA-formamidopyrimidine glycosylase/DNA-(apurinic or apyrimidinic site) lyase; protein product: MPELPEVETIARGLAQRVRGDRIESVWLGSKPEPLKSPAVEIQATLERARIAGVRRVGKHIVFDLDSEGARRQWIVHLGMTGRLLVARPESELPKHTHAVLRLASGRELRFVDPRRFGRLSVVHEEFAPDGHEPMDIGFELFAGLFRRRKTPVKSALLNQKLLRGVGNIYADESLFRAGVRPRRHAGRLTRQELRRLYKALQRVLNQAIKAGGSSISDYVDAGGEEGLFQFQHRVYGREGEPCLVCKTAIKRVVIAGRSAHYCPNCQS